A window of the Vigna angularis cultivar LongXiaoDou No.4 chromosome 3, ASM1680809v1, whole genome shotgun sequence genome harbors these coding sequences:
- the LOC108326392 gene encoding COP1-interacting protein 7 isoform X2, with translation MFVRFVSTPEILERVYTIESEIAQIEEAIAIQGNNSVGMSFVEENQIKHVESTEGNFERTGRKTQQDTNEDKAIVLYKSDTQPLDTNGGTKSEGNPKVQLLKVLETRKSVLQKEQGMAFARAAAAGFDIDYMPALMAFAECFEASRLMDGCRNFISLWKRKHESGQWLEIEATEVTPNRADTCAINASGIVISNMVTTSQTELDSESNGKTNSADRQPTAGYQDNVQGHFPNGGFSSWPVHSPPGALPMFQTYPVQGIPYYQSYPGNSPFVQPVSSPMDDSRLNANPNLNRRHSMDNGKYTAYETMNEMAMEREGSLTGERCKKDGRSGRHRSGMVVIRNINYITKTERSSGSGSCSDYSSETDEDKEVQASVKTSKRRGSSDKSLKRLNLSDKEVTHSGKDADGGQWLAFQNCLLRGVDEDRHVVDQDKFDEVRRKKLVARNDPIDFTERNMHEVQGSGALDMQRISNGLTHMPRSSSNDGFLLSRSSGQSVNGRSVDAMQSLEIDGRIGCRRGANDNFINGLGYSSNKLERKLFHDMNDDSYVVRVNDSGNLERNAIDMDSEFPKVHKKEENNSNYQPDELSLMPERRVEKGLMDYDRALDYEMQAQTGGGALQDKKNKGLKPRSKMMDKDLKSNPTPNSSYLKKTVGPVRRGKTSKPSPLDEARARAERLRNYKADLQKMKKEKEEEEVRRLNALKMERQRRIAAKSNSMATKSSTPPQQTKKQIPAKLSPSSYKGSKFSDSEPGSSSPFQRFPLRTASVGSNDSSKAPKTSRLNTNKLSRSAPSLPESKREKGDGTTDTKASITRIRRLSEPKMSTIRHTSSISVKPRGARTSSITKATNETDIRKISAIVNHDKSKTTTLPELRIGTSKTSDIGSSVKERTQKLNINNSLNLEGTLLKKNEFEISPIDDEDDNPIIEKTVVMLERDKPCAPNSNDGKAKEKTRILKGQYENDKVMEKTETVPSNVALHTSVSVDTETSDNKSRVKPGSSKVTMNDIEKEPTKSSSIHITDKTYHSPHVRVSSLEDCSTQSSEFGKAPSASFDSASIGMETFRSRVSDSRNSTLEKIPEVIEKPQVKESSKGLRRLLKFGKKNHDSPPAAGRNSIDGSEANEIGKNGSPNEVHTLKNLLSRDETPPSATPKKSSRSFSLLSPFRSNKGKKIMMS, from the exons AT GTTTGTTCGCTTTGTGAGCACTCCAGAGATATTGGAACGTGTTTATACTATAGAATCCGAAATTGCACAAATTGAAGAGGCAATTGCAATTCAAGGAAATAATTCTGTAGGGATGAGCTTT GTAGAGGAAAACCAAATAAAACATGTGGAAAGCACTGAAGGGAATTTTGAAAGAACAG GCAGGAAGACTCAGCAGGATACAAATGAGGACAAAGCTATTGTACTTTACAAG TCTGATACACAGCCACTTGATACGAATGGAGGCACCAAATCAGAAGGAAACCCAAA AGTTCAGCTTTTGAAAGTCCTGGAGACACGTAAATCTGTGCTGCAGAAAGAGCAAGGAATGGCATTTGCACGTGCTGCTGCTGCTGGTTTTGACATTGACTACATGCCAGCTTTGATGGCATTTGCCGAATGCTTTGAAGCATCACGCttgat GGATGGTTGTAGAAATTTTATATCTCTATGGAAAAGAAAGCATGAAAGTGGCCAATGGCTTGAAATTGAAGCTACTGAAGTCACACCCAATCGTGCTGACACCTGTGCAATTAATGCTTCTGGCATAGTGATTTCTAATATGGTTACTACATCCCAAACTGAGTTGGACTCAGAAAGTAACGGGAAAACGAATTCAG CGGACAGACAACCAACTGCAGGTTACCAAGATAATGTTCAAGGTCATTTTCCAAATGGTGGCTTCTCCTCTTGGCCTGTTCATTCTCCCCCAGGTGCTTTACCCATGTTTCAGACTTATCCAGTGCAAGGGATACCCTACTATCAGAGTTATCCTGGCAACAGCCCATTTGTGCAGCCAGTTTCCTCACCTATGGATGACTCCAGACTAAATGCTAATCCAAATTTGAATAGAAGGCATTCAATGGATAATGGAAAGTATACTGCATATGAAACTATGAATGAAATGGCTATGGAAAGGGAAGGTTCACTGACTGGAGAACGATGTAAGAAGGATGGCCGATCAGGCAGACACAGATCTGGTATGGTGGTCATTCGGAACATCAATTACATAACAAAGACAGAAAGATCTTCTGGAAGTGGATCATGTTCAGATTATTCCTCTGAAACTGATGAAGATAAAGAGGTTCAGGCATCTGTCAAGACATCAAAAAGAAGAGGATCCAGTGACAAATCCTTGAAACGGCTGAATTTATCTGATAAGGAAGTAACACACTCTGGGAAAGATGCAGATGGAGGACAGTGGCTAGCGTTCCAAAATTGTTTACTGAGAGGCGTAGATGAAGATAGGCATGTTGTTGATCAAGACAAGTTTGATGAagtgagaagaaaaaaacttgTTGCAAGGAATGATCCTATAGATTTTACTGAGCGTAATATGCATGAAGTTCAAGGTAGTGGAGCCTTAGATATGCAGAGAATTAGCAATGGATTGACCCATATGCCTAGGTCATCATCTAATGATGGTTTCTTGTTATCAAGAAGCTCGGGACAGTCTGTTAATGGTAGGTCTGTGGATGCTATGCAGTCTTTAGAAATAGATGGAAGGATTGGTTGTAGAAGAGGGgcaaatgataattttattaatggaCTAGGTTATTCAAGCAATAAATTGGAAAGGAAGTTATTTCATGATATGAACGATGACTCCTATGTAGTCAGAGTCAATGATTCAGGAAATCTAGAGAGAAATGCTATTGATATGGACTCAGAGTTCCCAAAGGTACacaagaaggaagaaaataatTCCAATTATCAGCCAGATGAATTGAGTCTGATGCCTGAACGCCGAGTAGAAAAGGGGTTAATGGATTATGATCGTGCCTTAGACTATGAAATGCAGGCTCAGACAGGGGGTGGTGCTTTGCAAGATAAAAAGAACAAAGGTCTGAAACCAAGATCCAAGATGATGGATAAAGATCTGAAATCAAATCCTACACCAAATAGTTCTTATCTAAAAAAGACTGTTGGGCCAGTAAGGAGAGGAAAGACTAGTAAACCGAGTCCATTGGATGAAGCACGAGCACGTGCTGAAAGACTACGAAACTACAAAGCTGATCTccagaaaatgaagaaagagaag gaagaggaagaggtaaGACGCCTCAATGCTTTAAAGATGGAGAGGCAAAGGAGAATTGCTGCCAAGAGTAATTCAATGGCTACCAAGTCATCCACGCCACCACAGCAAACGAAGAAACAGATTCCCGCAAAGCTTTCTCCTAGTTCTTATAAAGGGTCTAAATTTAGTGATTCGGAGCCAGGTTCATCCTCACCCTTCCAAAGATTTCCACTCAGAACTGCTTCTGTTGGATCCAATGATTCTTCCAAAGCCCCAAAAACCAGCAGATTGAATACGAACAAATTAAGTCGATCGGCGCCTTCTCTGCCTGAATCCAAGCGAGAGAAGGGTGATGGTACCACTGATACTAAGGCATCAATTACTAGAATTAGAAGATTGTCAGAACCTAAAATGAGTACCATTCGTCATACTTCTTCAATATCTGTTAAACCAAGAGGTGCTAGGACAAGTTCAATTACTAAAGCAACTAATGAGACTGATATCAGAAAGATTTCTGCTATTGTGAATCATGATAAAAGCAAGACTACAACTCTCCCTGAACTAAGAATCGGAACATCTAAAACAAGTGACATTGGATCGTCAGTTAAAGAGAGGACACAGAAGCTGAATATTAACAACTCTTTGAATTTAGAAGGCACCTTGctgaagaaaaatgaatttgaaatctCACCTATTGACGATGAAGATGACAATCCTATTATTGAGAAGACTGTTGTAATGCTTGAACGTGATAAACCCTGTGCTCCCAATAGTAATGATGGCAaggcaaaagaaaaaacaaggaTACTGAAGGGACAGTATGAGAATGATAAAGTAATGGAGAAAACTGAAACAGTACCAAGTAATGTTGCTCTTCACACATCAGTTTCGGTAGATACAGAAACCTCAGACAATAAATCACGTGTGAAACCTGGATCATCCAAG GTTACAATGAATGATATAGAGAAAGAGCCTACAAAATCGTCTAGCATTCATATTACTGATAAAACATATCACTCCCCTCATGTTCGAGTTTCTTCTTTGGAAGATTGTAGTACACAAAGCTCTGAGTTCGGTAAAGCACCTTCTGCAAGCTTTGACAGTGCATCAATTGGTATGGAGACTTTTAGATCACGAGTGTCTGATTCCAGAAATTCAACTCTTGAGAAGATTCCTGAGGTGATTGAGAAGCCTCAGGTAAAGGAATCATCTAAGGGGTTGAGACGGCTgttaaaatttggaaaaaagaaCCATGACTCGCCACCTGCTGCTGGGCGCAACAGTATTGACGGCTCCGAAGCAAATGAGATTGGAAAGAATGGTTCCCCCAATGAAG TTCATACTCTGAAGAATTTGCTCTCTCGAGATGAAACTCCCCCAAGTGCAACTCCTAAAAAGT CTTCTCGCTCTTTCTCCTTGTTATCACCCTTTCGAAGCAACAAAGGAAAAAAGATAATGATGTCTTGA
- the LOC108326392 gene encoding COP1-interacting protein 7 isoform X3 yields the protein MSFVEENQIKHVESTEGNFERTGRKTQQDTNEDKAIVLYKSDTQPLDTNGGTKSEGNPKVQLLKVLETRKSVLQKEQGMAFARAAAAGFDIDYMPALMAFAECFEASRLMDGCRNFISLWKRKHESGQWLEIEATEVTPNRADTCAINASGIVISNMVTTSQTELDSESNGKTNSADRQPTAGYQDNVQGHFPNGGFSSWPVHSPPGALPMFQTYPVQGIPYYQSYPGNSPFVQPVSSPMDDSRLNANPNLNRRHSMDNGKYTAYETMNEMAMEREGSLTGERCKKDGRSGRHRSGMVVIRNINYITKTERSSGSGSCSDYSSETDEDKEVQASVKTSKRRGSSDKSLKRLNLSDKEVTHSGKDADGGQWLAFQNCLLRGVDEDRHVVDQDKFDEVRRKKLVARNDPIDFTERNMHEVQGSGALDMQRISNGLTHMPRSSSNDGFLLSRSSGQSVNGRSVDAMQSLEIDGRIGCRRGANDNFINGLGYSSNKLERKLFHDMNDDSYVVRVNDSGNLERNAIDMDSEFPKVHKKEENNSNYQPDELSLMPERRVEKGLMDYDRALDYEMQAQTGGGALQDKKNKGLKPRSKMMDKDLKSNPTPNSSYLKKTVGPVRRGKTSKPSPLDEARARAERLRNYKADLQKMKKEKEEEEVRRLNALKMERQRRIAAKSNSMATKSSTPPQQTKKQIPAKLSPSSYKGSKFSDSEPGSSSPFQRFPLRTASVGSNDSSKAPKTSRLNTNKLSRSAPSLPESKREKGDGTTDTKASITRIRRLSEPKMSTIRHTSSISVKPRGARTSSITKATNETDIRKISAIVNHDKSKTTTLPELRIGTSKTSDIGSSVKERTQKLNINNSLNLEGTLLKKNEFEISPIDDEDDNPIIEKTVVMLERDKPCAPNSNDGKAKEKTRILKGQYENDKVMEKTETVPSNVALHTSVSVDTETSDNKSRVKPGSSKVTMNDIEKEPTKSSSIHITDKTYHSPHVRVSSLEDCSTQSSEFGKAPSASFDSASIGMETFRSRVSDSRNSTLEKIPEVIEKPQVKESSKGLRRLLKFGKKNHDSPPAAGRNSIDGSEANEIGKNGSPNEVHTLKNLLSRDETPPSATPKKSSRSFSLLSPFRSNKGKKIMMS from the exons ATGAGCTTT GTAGAGGAAAACCAAATAAAACATGTGGAAAGCACTGAAGGGAATTTTGAAAGAACAG GCAGGAAGACTCAGCAGGATACAAATGAGGACAAAGCTATTGTACTTTACAAG TCTGATACACAGCCACTTGATACGAATGGAGGCACCAAATCAGAAGGAAACCCAAA AGTTCAGCTTTTGAAAGTCCTGGAGACACGTAAATCTGTGCTGCAGAAAGAGCAAGGAATGGCATTTGCACGTGCTGCTGCTGCTGGTTTTGACATTGACTACATGCCAGCTTTGATGGCATTTGCCGAATGCTTTGAAGCATCACGCttgat GGATGGTTGTAGAAATTTTATATCTCTATGGAAAAGAAAGCATGAAAGTGGCCAATGGCTTGAAATTGAAGCTACTGAAGTCACACCCAATCGTGCTGACACCTGTGCAATTAATGCTTCTGGCATAGTGATTTCTAATATGGTTACTACATCCCAAACTGAGTTGGACTCAGAAAGTAACGGGAAAACGAATTCAG CGGACAGACAACCAACTGCAGGTTACCAAGATAATGTTCAAGGTCATTTTCCAAATGGTGGCTTCTCCTCTTGGCCTGTTCATTCTCCCCCAGGTGCTTTACCCATGTTTCAGACTTATCCAGTGCAAGGGATACCCTACTATCAGAGTTATCCTGGCAACAGCCCATTTGTGCAGCCAGTTTCCTCACCTATGGATGACTCCAGACTAAATGCTAATCCAAATTTGAATAGAAGGCATTCAATGGATAATGGAAAGTATACTGCATATGAAACTATGAATGAAATGGCTATGGAAAGGGAAGGTTCACTGACTGGAGAACGATGTAAGAAGGATGGCCGATCAGGCAGACACAGATCTGGTATGGTGGTCATTCGGAACATCAATTACATAACAAAGACAGAAAGATCTTCTGGAAGTGGATCATGTTCAGATTATTCCTCTGAAACTGATGAAGATAAAGAGGTTCAGGCATCTGTCAAGACATCAAAAAGAAGAGGATCCAGTGACAAATCCTTGAAACGGCTGAATTTATCTGATAAGGAAGTAACACACTCTGGGAAAGATGCAGATGGAGGACAGTGGCTAGCGTTCCAAAATTGTTTACTGAGAGGCGTAGATGAAGATAGGCATGTTGTTGATCAAGACAAGTTTGATGAagtgagaagaaaaaaacttgTTGCAAGGAATGATCCTATAGATTTTACTGAGCGTAATATGCATGAAGTTCAAGGTAGTGGAGCCTTAGATATGCAGAGAATTAGCAATGGATTGACCCATATGCCTAGGTCATCATCTAATGATGGTTTCTTGTTATCAAGAAGCTCGGGACAGTCTGTTAATGGTAGGTCTGTGGATGCTATGCAGTCTTTAGAAATAGATGGAAGGATTGGTTGTAGAAGAGGGgcaaatgataattttattaatggaCTAGGTTATTCAAGCAATAAATTGGAAAGGAAGTTATTTCATGATATGAACGATGACTCCTATGTAGTCAGAGTCAATGATTCAGGAAATCTAGAGAGAAATGCTATTGATATGGACTCAGAGTTCCCAAAGGTACacaagaaggaagaaaataatTCCAATTATCAGCCAGATGAATTGAGTCTGATGCCTGAACGCCGAGTAGAAAAGGGGTTAATGGATTATGATCGTGCCTTAGACTATGAAATGCAGGCTCAGACAGGGGGTGGTGCTTTGCAAGATAAAAAGAACAAAGGTCTGAAACCAAGATCCAAGATGATGGATAAAGATCTGAAATCAAATCCTACACCAAATAGTTCTTATCTAAAAAAGACTGTTGGGCCAGTAAGGAGAGGAAAGACTAGTAAACCGAGTCCATTGGATGAAGCACGAGCACGTGCTGAAAGACTACGAAACTACAAAGCTGATCTccagaaaatgaagaaagagaag gaagaggaagaggtaaGACGCCTCAATGCTTTAAAGATGGAGAGGCAAAGGAGAATTGCTGCCAAGAGTAATTCAATGGCTACCAAGTCATCCACGCCACCACAGCAAACGAAGAAACAGATTCCCGCAAAGCTTTCTCCTAGTTCTTATAAAGGGTCTAAATTTAGTGATTCGGAGCCAGGTTCATCCTCACCCTTCCAAAGATTTCCACTCAGAACTGCTTCTGTTGGATCCAATGATTCTTCCAAAGCCCCAAAAACCAGCAGATTGAATACGAACAAATTAAGTCGATCGGCGCCTTCTCTGCCTGAATCCAAGCGAGAGAAGGGTGATGGTACCACTGATACTAAGGCATCAATTACTAGAATTAGAAGATTGTCAGAACCTAAAATGAGTACCATTCGTCATACTTCTTCAATATCTGTTAAACCAAGAGGTGCTAGGACAAGTTCAATTACTAAAGCAACTAATGAGACTGATATCAGAAAGATTTCTGCTATTGTGAATCATGATAAAAGCAAGACTACAACTCTCCCTGAACTAAGAATCGGAACATCTAAAACAAGTGACATTGGATCGTCAGTTAAAGAGAGGACACAGAAGCTGAATATTAACAACTCTTTGAATTTAGAAGGCACCTTGctgaagaaaaatgaatttgaaatctCACCTATTGACGATGAAGATGACAATCCTATTATTGAGAAGACTGTTGTAATGCTTGAACGTGATAAACCCTGTGCTCCCAATAGTAATGATGGCAaggcaaaagaaaaaacaaggaTACTGAAGGGACAGTATGAGAATGATAAAGTAATGGAGAAAACTGAAACAGTACCAAGTAATGTTGCTCTTCACACATCAGTTTCGGTAGATACAGAAACCTCAGACAATAAATCACGTGTGAAACCTGGATCATCCAAG GTTACAATGAATGATATAGAGAAAGAGCCTACAAAATCGTCTAGCATTCATATTACTGATAAAACATATCACTCCCCTCATGTTCGAGTTTCTTCTTTGGAAGATTGTAGTACACAAAGCTCTGAGTTCGGTAAAGCACCTTCTGCAAGCTTTGACAGTGCATCAATTGGTATGGAGACTTTTAGATCACGAGTGTCTGATTCCAGAAATTCAACTCTTGAGAAGATTCCTGAGGTGATTGAGAAGCCTCAGGTAAAGGAATCATCTAAGGGGTTGAGACGGCTgttaaaatttggaaaaaagaaCCATGACTCGCCACCTGCTGCTGGGCGCAACAGTATTGACGGCTCCGAAGCAAATGAGATTGGAAAGAATGGTTCCCCCAATGAAG TTCATACTCTGAAGAATTTGCTCTCTCGAGATGAAACTCCCCCAAGTGCAACTCCTAAAAAGT CTTCTCGCTCTTTCTCCTTGTTATCACCCTTTCGAAGCAACAAAGGAAAAAAGATAATGATGTCTTGA
- the LOC108326392 gene encoding COP1-interacting protein 7 isoform X1 has product MNSSTRLDSVMFQLTPTRTRFDLVITVNGKKEKVASGLLNPFLSHLKAAQDQIAKGGYSIVLVPGLDSDASWFTKGTIERFVRFVSTPEILERVYTIESEIAQIEEAIAIQGNNSVGMSFVEENQIKHVESTEGNFERTGRKTQQDTNEDKAIVLYKSDTQPLDTNGGTKSEGNPKVQLLKVLETRKSVLQKEQGMAFARAAAAGFDIDYMPALMAFAECFEASRLMDGCRNFISLWKRKHESGQWLEIEATEVTPNRADTCAINASGIVISNMVTTSQTELDSESNGKTNSADRQPTAGYQDNVQGHFPNGGFSSWPVHSPPGALPMFQTYPVQGIPYYQSYPGNSPFVQPVSSPMDDSRLNANPNLNRRHSMDNGKYTAYETMNEMAMEREGSLTGERCKKDGRSGRHRSGMVVIRNINYITKTERSSGSGSCSDYSSETDEDKEVQASVKTSKRRGSSDKSLKRLNLSDKEVTHSGKDADGGQWLAFQNCLLRGVDEDRHVVDQDKFDEVRRKKLVARNDPIDFTERNMHEVQGSGALDMQRISNGLTHMPRSSSNDGFLLSRSSGQSVNGRSVDAMQSLEIDGRIGCRRGANDNFINGLGYSSNKLERKLFHDMNDDSYVVRVNDSGNLERNAIDMDSEFPKVHKKEENNSNYQPDELSLMPERRVEKGLMDYDRALDYEMQAQTGGGALQDKKNKGLKPRSKMMDKDLKSNPTPNSSYLKKTVGPVRRGKTSKPSPLDEARARAERLRNYKADLQKMKKEKEEEEVRRLNALKMERQRRIAAKSNSMATKSSTPPQQTKKQIPAKLSPSSYKGSKFSDSEPGSSSPFQRFPLRTASVGSNDSSKAPKTSRLNTNKLSRSAPSLPESKREKGDGTTDTKASITRIRRLSEPKMSTIRHTSSISVKPRGARTSSITKATNETDIRKISAIVNHDKSKTTTLPELRIGTSKTSDIGSSVKERTQKLNINNSLNLEGTLLKKNEFEISPIDDEDDNPIIEKTVVMLERDKPCAPNSNDGKAKEKTRILKGQYENDKVMEKTETVPSNVALHTSVSVDTETSDNKSRVKPGSSKVTMNDIEKEPTKSSSIHITDKTYHSPHVRVSSLEDCSTQSSEFGKAPSASFDSASIGMETFRSRVSDSRNSTLEKIPEVIEKPQVKESSKGLRRLLKFGKKNHDSPPAAGRNSIDGSEANEIGKNGSPNEVHTLKNLLSRDETPPSATPKKSSRSFSLLSPFRSNKGKKIMMS; this is encoded by the exons ATTTGACTTGGTTATAACTGTGAATGGAAAGAAGGAGAAAGTTGCATCAGGGTTGCTCAACCCATTTCTATCCCACTTGAAGGCAGCTCAAGATCAAATAGCAAAGGGTGGTTATTCAATTGTTCTTGTGCCTGGGCTTGACAGTGATGCCTCATGGTTTACCAAGGGAACAATTGAAAG GTTTGTTCGCTTTGTGAGCACTCCAGAGATATTGGAACGTGTTTATACTATAGAATCCGAAATTGCACAAATTGAAGAGGCAATTGCAATTCAAGGAAATAATTCTGTAGGGATGAGCTTT GTAGAGGAAAACCAAATAAAACATGTGGAAAGCACTGAAGGGAATTTTGAAAGAACAG GCAGGAAGACTCAGCAGGATACAAATGAGGACAAAGCTATTGTACTTTACAAG TCTGATACACAGCCACTTGATACGAATGGAGGCACCAAATCAGAAGGAAACCCAAA AGTTCAGCTTTTGAAAGTCCTGGAGACACGTAAATCTGTGCTGCAGAAAGAGCAAGGAATGGCATTTGCACGTGCTGCTGCTGCTGGTTTTGACATTGACTACATGCCAGCTTTGATGGCATTTGCCGAATGCTTTGAAGCATCACGCttgat GGATGGTTGTAGAAATTTTATATCTCTATGGAAAAGAAAGCATGAAAGTGGCCAATGGCTTGAAATTGAAGCTACTGAAGTCACACCCAATCGTGCTGACACCTGTGCAATTAATGCTTCTGGCATAGTGATTTCTAATATGGTTACTACATCCCAAACTGAGTTGGACTCAGAAAGTAACGGGAAAACGAATTCAG CGGACAGACAACCAACTGCAGGTTACCAAGATAATGTTCAAGGTCATTTTCCAAATGGTGGCTTCTCCTCTTGGCCTGTTCATTCTCCCCCAGGTGCTTTACCCATGTTTCAGACTTATCCAGTGCAAGGGATACCCTACTATCAGAGTTATCCTGGCAACAGCCCATTTGTGCAGCCAGTTTCCTCACCTATGGATGACTCCAGACTAAATGCTAATCCAAATTTGAATAGAAGGCATTCAATGGATAATGGAAAGTATACTGCATATGAAACTATGAATGAAATGGCTATGGAAAGGGAAGGTTCACTGACTGGAGAACGATGTAAGAAGGATGGCCGATCAGGCAGACACAGATCTGGTATGGTGGTCATTCGGAACATCAATTACATAACAAAGACAGAAAGATCTTCTGGAAGTGGATCATGTTCAGATTATTCCTCTGAAACTGATGAAGATAAAGAGGTTCAGGCATCTGTCAAGACATCAAAAAGAAGAGGATCCAGTGACAAATCCTTGAAACGGCTGAATTTATCTGATAAGGAAGTAACACACTCTGGGAAAGATGCAGATGGAGGACAGTGGCTAGCGTTCCAAAATTGTTTACTGAGAGGCGTAGATGAAGATAGGCATGTTGTTGATCAAGACAAGTTTGATGAagtgagaagaaaaaaacttgTTGCAAGGAATGATCCTATAGATTTTACTGAGCGTAATATGCATGAAGTTCAAGGTAGTGGAGCCTTAGATATGCAGAGAATTAGCAATGGATTGACCCATATGCCTAGGTCATCATCTAATGATGGTTTCTTGTTATCAAGAAGCTCGGGACAGTCTGTTAATGGTAGGTCTGTGGATGCTATGCAGTCTTTAGAAATAGATGGAAGGATTGGTTGTAGAAGAGGGgcaaatgataattttattaatggaCTAGGTTATTCAAGCAATAAATTGGAAAGGAAGTTATTTCATGATATGAACGATGACTCCTATGTAGTCAGAGTCAATGATTCAGGAAATCTAGAGAGAAATGCTATTGATATGGACTCAGAGTTCCCAAAGGTACacaagaaggaagaaaataatTCCAATTATCAGCCAGATGAATTGAGTCTGATGCCTGAACGCCGAGTAGAAAAGGGGTTAATGGATTATGATCGTGCCTTAGACTATGAAATGCAGGCTCAGACAGGGGGTGGTGCTTTGCAAGATAAAAAGAACAAAGGTCTGAAACCAAGATCCAAGATGATGGATAAAGATCTGAAATCAAATCCTACACCAAATAGTTCTTATCTAAAAAAGACTGTTGGGCCAGTAAGGAGAGGAAAGACTAGTAAACCGAGTCCATTGGATGAAGCACGAGCACGTGCTGAAAGACTACGAAACTACAAAGCTGATCTccagaaaatgaagaaagagaag gaagaggaagaggtaaGACGCCTCAATGCTTTAAAGATGGAGAGGCAAAGGAGAATTGCTGCCAAGAGTAATTCAATGGCTACCAAGTCATCCACGCCACCACAGCAAACGAAGAAACAGATTCCCGCAAAGCTTTCTCCTAGTTCTTATAAAGGGTCTAAATTTAGTGATTCGGAGCCAGGTTCATCCTCACCCTTCCAAAGATTTCCACTCAGAACTGCTTCTGTTGGATCCAATGATTCTTCCAAAGCCCCAAAAACCAGCAGATTGAATACGAACAAATTAAGTCGATCGGCGCCTTCTCTGCCTGAATCCAAGCGAGAGAAGGGTGATGGTACCACTGATACTAAGGCATCAATTACTAGAATTAGAAGATTGTCAGAACCTAAAATGAGTACCATTCGTCATACTTCTTCAATATCTGTTAAACCAAGAGGTGCTAGGACAAGTTCAATTACTAAAGCAACTAATGAGACTGATATCAGAAAGATTTCTGCTATTGTGAATCATGATAAAAGCAAGACTACAACTCTCCCTGAACTAAGAATCGGAACATCTAAAACAAGTGACATTGGATCGTCAGTTAAAGAGAGGACACAGAAGCTGAATATTAACAACTCTTTGAATTTAGAAGGCACCTTGctgaagaaaaatgaatttgaaatctCACCTATTGACGATGAAGATGACAATCCTATTATTGAGAAGACTGTTGTAATGCTTGAACGTGATAAACCCTGTGCTCCCAATAGTAATGATGGCAaggcaaaagaaaaaacaaggaTACTGAAGGGACAGTATGAGAATGATAAAGTAATGGAGAAAACTGAAACAGTACCAAGTAATGTTGCTCTTCACACATCAGTTTCGGTAGATACAGAAACCTCAGACAATAAATCACGTGTGAAACCTGGATCATCCAAG GTTACAATGAATGATATAGAGAAAGAGCCTACAAAATCGTCTAGCATTCATATTACTGATAAAACATATCACTCCCCTCATGTTCGAGTTTCTTCTTTGGAAGATTGTAGTACACAAAGCTCTGAGTTCGGTAAAGCACCTTCTGCAAGCTTTGACAGTGCATCAATTGGTATGGAGACTTTTAGATCACGAGTGTCTGATTCCAGAAATTCAACTCTTGAGAAGATTCCTGAGGTGATTGAGAAGCCTCAGGTAAAGGAATCATCTAAGGGGTTGAGACGGCTgttaaaatttggaaaaaagaaCCATGACTCGCCACCTGCTGCTGGGCGCAACAGTATTGACGGCTCCGAAGCAAATGAGATTGGAAAGAATGGTTCCCCCAATGAAG TTCATACTCTGAAGAATTTGCTCTCTCGAGATGAAACTCCCCCAAGTGCAACTCCTAAAAAGT CTTCTCGCTCTTTCTCCTTGTTATCACCCTTTCGAAGCAACAAAGGAAAAAAGATAATGATGTCTTGA